A genomic region of Megalobrama amblycephala isolate DHTTF-2021 linkage group LG6, ASM1881202v1, whole genome shotgun sequence contains the following coding sequences:
- the LOC125270492 gene encoding gamma-crystallin M2-like encodes MGRVIFYEDRNFQGRSYECTGDCADMSPFMSRCHSCRVESGCFMMYDRPNYMGNQYFFRRGEYADYMSMFGMNECIRSCRMIPMHRGSYRMRIYERENFMGQMYEMMDDCDSIMDRYHMSHCQSCHVMDGHWLMYEQPHYRGRMWYFRPGEYRSFSNMGGMRFMSMRRIMDSCY; translated from the exons ATGGGCAGA GTCATCTTCTACGAGGACAGGAACTTCCAGGGTCGCTCTTATGAGTGTACTGGAGACTGTGCTGACATGTCCCCCTTCATGAGCCGCTGTCACTCTTGCAGAGTGGAGAGCGGGTGCTTCATGATGTATGATCGTCCCAACTACATGGGAAATCAGTATTTCTTCAGGAGGGGCGAGTACGCTGATTACATGTCTATGTttggaatgaatgaatgcatcaGGTCCTGCCGTATGATCCCCATG CACAGGGGATCCTACAGAATGAGGATCTACGAGAGGGAGAACTTCATGGGTCAGATGTACGAGATGATGGATGACTGTGACAGCATCATGGACCGTTACCACATGTCTCACTGCCAGTCCTGTCACGTGATGGACGGCCACTGGCTCATGTATGAGCAGCCCCACTACAGAGGCAGGATGTGGTACTTCAGGCCTGGAGAGTACAGGAGCTTCAGCAATATGGGTGGCATGAGATTCATGAGCATGAGGCGTATCATGGATTCCTGTTACTAG